Proteins co-encoded in one Apteryx mantelli isolate bAptMan1 chromosome 4, bAptMan1.hap1, whole genome shotgun sequence genomic window:
- the IFITM10 gene encoding interferon-induced transmembrane protein 10 codes for MGSPAMPPSLPPRSRPCPPTPALPSSINSNVKKAEPEAVLSRICSDSLHSSLTAPGEPAAAATERVQDPPPGPPCPLAGAAWAPRAPRGPPQGCFTCIAKPPALRPASPILAPASAGYLMESKSCKGDSLRPAVQCKHLVEKKTMTNPTTVIEIYPDTTEVNDYYLWSIFNFVYLNFCCLGFIALAYSLKVRDKKLLNDLNGAVEDAKTARLFNITSSALATFCIILIFIFLRYPLTDY; via the exons ATGGGTTCTCCTGCAATG CCCCCATCCTTGCCACCTCGGTCCCGTCCATgcccccccacccctgccctcccctcctccaTCAACTCCAATGTAAAGAAAGCGGagccggaggcagtgctgagccGGATATGCAGCGACTCCCTGCATTCCTCCTT GACGGCGCCTGGTGAACCCGCGGCAGCCGCCACGGAGAGGGTGCAGGACCCACCGCCGGGCCCGCCGTGTCCCCTCGCCGGGGCAGCctgggccccccgcgccccccgcggccccccgcaggGGTGCTTCACCTGCATCGCCAAGCCGCCTGCCCTGCGGCCCGCGTCGCCCATCCTGGCCCCCGCCTCCGCCGGGTACCTCATGGAGAGCAAGAGCTGCAAAGGGGACAGCCTGCGGCCGGCTGTCCAGTGCAAGCACTTGGTAGAGAAGAAGACGATGACCAACCCCACCACAGTGATCGAGATCTACCCAGATACCACCGAGGTGAACGATTACTATCTCTGGTCCATCTTCAACTTTGTCTACCTCAACTTCTGCTGTCTCGGCTTCATTGCCTTGGCCTACTCGCTGAAA GTCCGGGATAAGAAACTCCTCAATGACTTAAACGGAGCAGTTGAAGATGCCAAGACAGCCCGGCTTTTTAACATCACCAGCTCAGCCCTTGCCACCTTCTGTATCATCCTTATCTTCATCTTCCTGCGATACCCACTCACTGACTACTAG